The following coding sequences are from one Prochlorococcus sp. MIT 0604 window:
- the coaE gene encoding dephospho-CoA kinase (Dephospho-CoA kinase (CoaE) performs the final step in coenzyme A biosynthesis.) → MDILQKSKNNQRRIGLTGGIASGKTTITNYIKKHKNIPILDADHLSRELIKPNTYGYEKILDYFGNKIIDKSNNSEREINRKLLRKIIFKHSESKEWIEKLLHPLIKEKMIEECRQYANNQTIVLVIPLLFEAKFEDICTEIWLVKCSKELQKKRLIKRDKISEKEAYELINFQLSFEEKRKLSDIIIDNSDDQNKWINTLKELL, encoded by the coding sequence ATGGATATTCTTCAAAAATCAAAAAACAACCAAAGAAGAATTGGTCTAACAGGTGGTATTGCAAGTGGGAAAACAACCATAACTAATTATATTAAAAAACATAAAAACATTCCAATATTAGATGCAGATCATTTATCAAGAGAATTAATCAAGCCAAACACATATGGATATGAAAAAATTTTAGATTATTTTGGCAATAAAATTATTGATAAAAGCAATAATTCAGAAAGAGAAATAAACAGAAAACTTCTAAGGAAGATTATTTTTAAACATTCAGAAAGTAAAGAATGGATTGAAAAACTGCTTCACCCCTTAATTAAAGAAAAAATGATAGAAGAATGTAGGCAATACGCAAATAATCAAACTATAGTATTGGTTATTCCATTATTATTTGAAGCAAAATTTGAAGATATTTGCACTGAAATATGGTTAGTTAAATGTTCTAAAGAACTACAAAAAAAAAGACTTATCAAAAGAGATAAAATTAGCGAAAAAGAAGCATATGAATTGATAAATTTTCAATTAAGTTTTGAAGAAAAAAGAAAATTATCAGATATTATTATAGATAATTCAGATGATCAAAATAAATGGATCAATACGTTAAAAGAACTTCTTTAA
- the argJ gene encoding bifunctional glutamate N-acetyltransferase/amino-acid acetyltransferase ArgJ, with the protein MSQSDSNWSFVDDSKVIPKGFLFAGISAGLKTSNKKDLALILAPEGSIFSGMFTQSIVRASCVDICEERIKTTSGFLRAILINSGQANACTGNLGIQHFQIATGKIAELLGIKEEEVLMCSTGVIGVPIQINDLIKNLPSLVSNLNSNNFQNAAEAILTTDLTLKKVLIETTIQGRKIKIAGFAKGSGMIYPNMATMLAFLTCDAGIQKEVWDKMIAIAVKKSFNAISVDGETSTNDSFVGINAGEKIEKRFFPIIQEGIDIVCQNLAKNIARDGEGANCLLEVMVQGAKKTDDAIMLAKSICNSALVKTAIHGCDPNWGRIISAAGNSGVKFNLNDVDLYIGNTHILENGNLNKYDSQKVKDYIKSRMKGRYLVDDIVKIMINLNSGESKGTAWGCDLSKKYVEINSEYTT; encoded by the coding sequence TTGAGCCAGTCAGATTCCAATTGGTCGTTTGTTGATGACAGTAAGGTAATACCTAAGGGGTTTCTTTTTGCTGGGATATCTGCTGGATTAAAAACCTCTAATAAAAAGGATTTAGCACTAATACTCGCTCCAGAAGGAAGTATTTTTAGTGGGATGTTTACTCAATCAATAGTTCGAGCTTCTTGTGTGGATATTTGTGAGGAAAGGATTAAAACAACTTCAGGTTTTTTACGAGCAATACTAATTAATTCTGGTCAAGCGAATGCATGTACAGGAAATCTTGGAATTCAACATTTTCAAATTGCTACAGGAAAGATTGCGGAACTTTTAGGAATAAAAGAAGAAGAAGTTTTAATGTGCTCAACTGGTGTCATTGGTGTTCCAATTCAAATAAATGATTTAATAAAAAATTTACCGAGTTTAGTAAGTAATTTGAATAGTAATAATTTTCAAAATGCAGCAGAAGCAATTTTAACTACTGATTTGACTTTGAAAAAGGTTTTAATAGAGACGACTATTCAAGGTAGAAAAATAAAAATAGCAGGATTTGCAAAAGGTTCAGGAATGATTTACCCCAACATGGCTACAATGCTTGCTTTTCTAACATGTGATGCTGGCATTCAAAAAGAAGTATGGGACAAAATGATTGCTATTGCGGTTAAAAAATCTTTTAATGCAATATCAGTTGATGGAGAGACAAGCACAAATGATTCTTTTGTTGGAATAAATGCAGGAGAGAAAATTGAAAAAAGGTTTTTTCCAATTATCCAGGAAGGTATTGATATTGTATGTCAAAACTTGGCAAAAAATATTGCAAGGGATGGAGAGGGAGCAAATTGTTTATTAGAAGTTATGGTTCAAGGAGCAAAAAAGACTGATGATGCAATTATGCTCGCGAAATCTATTTGTAATTCTGCCTTGGTAAAAACTGCGATACATGGTTGTGATCCTAATTGGGGAAGAATCATTTCTGCTGCAGGTAATTCTGGAGTTAAATTCAACTTAAACGACGTTGACTTGTATATAGGAAACACTCATATTTTGGAAAACGGTAATTTAAATAAATATGATTCACAAAAAGTCAAAGATTATATTAAGTCCAGAATGAAAGGTAGATATTTAGTAGATGATATTGTAAAAATTATGATTAATCTAAATTCTGGCGAATCGAAAGGCACAGCTTGGGGGTGCGATCTGTCTAAAAAGTATGTAGAAATAAACTCAGAATATACGACTTAA
- a CDS encoding ParA family protein has protein sequence MFITVCGQKGGVAKTCTSIHLASVWHSEGKKVCIVDADKNRSALAYASRGNLPFPVFPVSSAAKASRSSEIVITDGQASSDQEELKHLAYGSDLVILPTTAKARSVELTVELANLLSNLKVNHAVVIVKVDFRQQKAAAQAKAALENFGLYVFDTFVPLLSAFDKAEASGNAVFEAVDDLGRSDPRRMTGWSAYCSIASQIPCLISKPSSDTNNLNNQQPISA, from the coding sequence TTGTTCATTACCGTTTGCGGACAAAAAGGGGGTGTAGCCAAGACCTGCACAAGTATTCACCTTGCAAGTGTTTGGCATTCTGAAGGTAAAAAAGTTTGCATAGTCGATGCCGACAAGAATAGATCTGCCTTAGCATACGCATCAAGAGGCAATCTTCCATTTCCAGTTTTCCCAGTCAGTTCAGCTGCCAAAGCATCAAGATCATCAGAAATTGTAATAACTGATGGCCAGGCTAGTAGTGATCAAGAAGAACTTAAACACTTAGCATATGGTTCAGATTTAGTTATCTTACCTACAACTGCAAAAGCAAGATCAGTGGAATTAACTGTTGAACTAGCCAATTTATTAAGTAACTTAAAAGTGAACCATGCAGTAGTAATAGTAAAAGTTGATTTTAGACAGCAGAAAGCAGCGGCACAAGCCAAAGCAGCTCTAGAAAATTTTGGTTTATATGTTTTTGATACATTTGTACCCTTACTTTCAGCATTTGATAAAGCAGAAGCCTCTGGAAATGCTGTATTTGAAGCTGTAGACGATTTAGGCAGATCAGACCCTCGTCGAATGACGGGCTGGTCTGCTTATTGTTCAATTGCCTCACAAATTCCATGCCTGATTTCGAAGCCCTCATCCGACACCAACAACTTAAACAACCAACAACCAATAAGCGCTTAA
- a CDS encoding aldo/keto reductase — protein MKKRIGLGTWSWGNKIFWNYQSTNDDDLRETYDEALKRGFDLIDTADSYGTGNLEGRSELLIGKFLLNTSSAKKKRIQVATKLAPYPWRIGHRGFNKPFLKSLERLNNKLDIVQLHWSTAKYNPWQELGLLNNLCDLKDQGFDFQIGLSNIGPKRLTKLINFLATRDQSLKSVQIQFSLLAPDLGKQYQVKKICEENNIDFFAYSPLSFGILCIDPDKEENKEKSFIRNSLFENYKKPTYELRRCLKRIAHQRSVSQAQVAINWCCYQGTIPLVGMRKKSQVIDISNVFNWNLKKNEFKVLQEVSKKCLKKMPKNPFSSN, from the coding sequence GTGAAGAAAAGAATTGGATTAGGTACTTGGTCTTGGGGAAATAAGATTTTTTGGAATTACCAATCTACAAATGACGATGACTTACGTGAGACATATGATGAAGCGTTAAAAAGAGGTTTTGATTTAATTGATACTGCAGATTCTTACGGTACTGGTAATCTTGAGGGTAGAAGTGAATTATTGATAGGCAAATTTTTACTAAATACTTCTTCAGCAAAGAAAAAAAGAATTCAAGTTGCAACTAAACTTGCACCTTATCCCTGGAGAATCGGTCACAGAGGTTTTAATAAACCTTTTTTGAAAAGTTTAGAGAGACTTAATAACAAATTAGATATAGTGCAATTACATTGGTCAACTGCAAAATACAATCCTTGGCAGGAATTAGGGCTTTTGAATAATCTTTGTGATTTAAAAGATCAAGGATTTGATTTTCAAATCGGCTTGTCAAATATAGGCCCTAAAAGATTGACGAAACTAATTAATTTCTTGGCAACAAGAGATCAGAGCCTAAAAAGTGTGCAGATACAGTTTTCTTTGCTTGCTCCGGATTTAGGAAAACAATATCAGGTAAAAAAAATTTGCGAAGAAAATAATATTGATTTCTTTGCTTATAGTCCTTTGTCTTTTGGAATACTTTGTATTGATCCAGATAAAGAAGAAAATAAAGAAAAAAGTTTTATTCGTAATTCATTATTTGAAAACTATAAAAAACCAACTTATGAATTGCGGAGGTGTCTAAAAAGAATTGCGCATCAAAGATCCGTTTCTCAAGCGCAAGTAGCAATTAATTGGTGTTGTTATCAAGGAACCATCCCACTCGTTGGGATGCGAAAAAAATCTCAAGTTATAGATATATCGAATGTATTTAATTGGAATTTAAAGAAAAATGAATTTAAAGTACTTCAGGAAGTTTCAAAAAAATGTTTAAAAAAAATGCCGAAAAATCCTTTTTCAAGTAATTAA
- a CDS encoding class I SAM-dependent RNA methyltransferase produces the protein MNVVASSPEGLEKSLAEEISNLGGFNINTYKRFINFECDFETFYRVHFYSRLAFRFYREIASFNCYDKQSLYEGVRDSFDWLNWLHFDKTFNVQVTGRTSSLSHTHFTALEVKNSITDLQKAVWNKRSNISLDNPDFIIHLHLNNNNATLSLQSSVESLHKRGYRPAIGNAPLKENLASGLINMTQWNGKVPLIDLMCGSGTFLIEAVNQFLGVPINIDQVYLFENWLDFRKNIYLNEKNKAKNKIINYEKLPTIIGCEINKKVFEQANINISLAGLENYIELINNDFAALQLKCPPGIIICNPPYGKKLGDTNELICLYEQMGIFLKKNFSGWEFWLLSGNPKLTKYLKMKSSLKIPISNGGIDCRWIKYLIR, from the coding sequence ATGAATGTAGTGGCATCATCTCCGGAGGGACTAGAGAAATCTTTAGCTGAAGAAATTTCAAATTTAGGCGGCTTTAATATTAATACTTACAAAAGATTCATTAATTTTGAATGTGATTTTGAAACTTTTTATAGAGTTCATTTCTATTCCAGATTAGCTTTTCGTTTTTATAGAGAAATTGCAAGTTTTAATTGTTATGATAAGCAATCTTTATATGAGGGGGTTAGAGATTCATTTGATTGGTTAAATTGGTTGCACTTTGATAAAACGTTTAATGTTCAAGTAACTGGGAGAACATCTTCTTTAAGTCATACACATTTCACTGCTCTTGAAGTAAAAAATTCTATAACCGATTTGCAAAAGGCAGTTTGGAATAAAAGATCAAATATTTCTCTAGATAATCCTGATTTTATAATTCATCTGCATTTAAATAATAATAATGCAACTCTCAGTCTTCAAAGTAGCGTAGAAAGCTTACACAAAAGAGGCTATAGACCCGCAATTGGAAATGCTCCATTAAAAGAAAATTTAGCTTCTGGATTGATAAATATGACTCAATGGAATGGTAAAGTCCCATTAATAGATTTGATGTGTGGCTCAGGAACTTTTTTAATTGAGGCAGTAAACCAATTCCTTGGAGTTCCTATAAATATTGATCAAGTATATCTTTTTGAGAATTGGTTGGACTTTAGGAAAAATATTTATCTTAATGAAAAAAATAAGGCAAAAAATAAAATTATAAATTATGAAAAATTACCAACAATAATAGGCTGTGAAATTAATAAAAAGGTTTTTGAGCAGGCGAATATAAACATATCATTGGCTGGACTCGAAAATTATATTGAACTTATAAATAATGATTTTGCAGCACTCCAATTAAAATGCCCACCTGGGATAATCATATGTAATCCTCCATACGGCAAAAAATTGGGCGATACAAATGAATTGATTTGTTTATATGAACAAATGGGAATCTTTCTAAAGAAAAATTTTTCAGGCTGGGAATTTTGGCTGCTTAGTGGAAATCCAAAACTAACAAAATATTTGAAAATGAAATCTTCATTGAAAATTCCTATTAGTAATGGGGGGATAGATTGTAGATGGATAAAGTATTTAATTAGGTAA
- a CDS encoding phage holin family protein, translated as MEKPKNKNFANTASRISAIASSVMDLHVRIALQEVDREKRRLISGGIFLAIGSTLLLLVLICIHIIFYLFLAKYNNWNIEYNLLLIIFIDLFLAGLSLKLGGKLAKGPYLPQTLEGLGKTTKAVLGKK; from the coding sequence ATGGAAAAACCAAAAAATAAAAACTTTGCAAATACAGCCTCCAGAATTTCAGCCATCGCAAGTTCAGTGATGGATTTGCATGTCAGAATAGCTCTTCAAGAAGTAGATAGAGAAAAAAGAAGATTAATTAGTGGTGGAATATTTTTGGCAATTGGCAGCACACTATTATTATTAGTACTTATTTGCATCCATATTATTTTTTATCTTTTTCTAGCGAAATATAATAACTGGAATATTGAATATAATTTATTACTGATAATATTTATCGATTTATTTCTTGCAGGCTTAAGTTTGAAACTTGGAGGAAAATTAGCAAAAGGACCATATCTTCCTCAAACATTAGAGGGTTTAGGCAAAACAACTAAGGCTGTTTTAGGCAAAAAATAA
- a CDS encoding DUF883 C-terminal domain-containing protein: METYHPPKEVEEKEDKSDLPEKEVILEKWLLEKIDSLIPLIKEKWPNIAQQTLEATKGSIDDLVEVIASHSGTSAFGIKSQLFEIIDSIRENNWEISEKIEPIESQLEELLEELNNTLRPKIESPIRKKPLLSIAIAAGIGLLIGSLLNSGRK, translated from the coding sequence ATGGAGACTTACCATCCTCCCAAAGAAGTAGAAGAAAAAGAAGATAAATCTGATCTTCCTGAAAAAGAAGTTATCTTGGAAAAATGGTTACTTGAAAAAATTGATAGTTTAATACCTTTAATAAAAGAAAAATGGCCTAACATTGCACAACAAACCCTTGAAGCCACAAAAGGGAGTATTGATGATTTAGTTGAAGTAATAGCTAGCCATAGTGGAACCTCGGCATTTGGAATAAAAAGCCAACTGTTTGAAATCATTGATTCAATAAGGGAAAACAATTGGGAAATATCAGAAAAAATTGAGCCTATTGAAAGTCAATTAGAAGAATTATTAGAAGAGCTTAACAATACACTTAGACCAAAAATAGAAAGTCCAATAAGAAAAAAACCACTATTATCTATTGCTATTGCAGCTGGTATTGGTTTACTAATAGGAAGTCTCCTAAACAGTGGCAGAAAATAA
- the smc gene encoding chromosome segregation protein SMC, with product MRLVHINQVEFENFKSFGGNVKIPLEEGFTVVTGPNGSGKSNILDGILFCLGLANSRGMRAERLPDLINNSKVKEGKSSETSVSVKFNIQDWSPREDLPPLELEEEEIALNKGQKEWLVSRKLRLMPGGSYASTYTSDGKQCTLQQIQRILRDISVDPEGSNVVMQGDVTRIVSMNNKERRNLIDELAGVALFDTRIEQTNAKLNDVFERQERCEILENELQSSKNKLEKECEKAKRYKDLKAKLLQIMELEKVLMFKKQVKHVESIEKKESEIGKNKILFNKQKESISKEISVLEDALKILVDELKEKGEDKLIKVNSDIGSINSSLRELDRISSLNKEEGIKLQKQRDQISISKRNIESEKMRQENFDDNFLNQLNLQIDDLTLKHKLSRKKLSDAAGESGEFSKQSIKLNTELESIKNHINPLEIKKRKIEEETIQNNIQKDEILSQIESLDLEKEKLFQGNQSKKETSDTKNKNLASNSAEINSLKNEIDLLIKTKSRLNNEQLRLEKDLSRFESRKEALNESRGSYALRILLEAGLEGIHGYVAQLGEVSEKNRYALEIAAGNRLGQIVVDNDHIAAKAIEILKKKKAGRLTFLPLNRIKSQKKNYAISRFENNRENGFIDKAINLITFDEVYSDVFRYVFGDTLVFSDLSSARLSTQKNRLVTLSGELLEASGAITGGSKLNKDLAYRFGINNEIDDSSPIKERLLVIEEALKESNNDLIIKNNRLSKLNSNRSQIIEDCASFNKEIEVNQDSLKVVSQRIEDCKSRLNKLDTVNNLLVNELGLLKNELQPYHDKFNQLQTIQKANYEKNQKSSLIAFNDDFNNLDKKLELLIKERNTLLDKKNQFALDKERINNSLKITLIQEKNLQESIKQLAIAHNEWVEKRDQFKKELVDLDNQKNSLERDLGLLRRKRDELNSSISNKRQEYNNYLLKLEYLERDMHSLKEEMRSEKIKLENYKKDLPNPSPEFGEYEGKSLESLQSEISIINAKLQSLEPVNMLALDELEELIERLKGLREKLEILSNERSELLLRIETVSTMRQEAFMQAFTEVDKHFREIFANLSDGDGFLQLENPNSPLEGGLTLVAHPKGKNVRRLASMSGGEKSLTALSFLFALQKYKPSPFYALDEVDSFLDGINVERLSKLISNQSSNAQFIVVSHRRPMISASERTIGVAQARGANTQVLGLPNAA from the coding sequence TTGAGATTGGTACATATCAATCAGGTCGAGTTTGAAAATTTTAAATCTTTTGGGGGAAATGTAAAAATTCCTCTTGAAGAAGGTTTCACGGTGGTTACCGGCCCTAACGGTTCTGGGAAAAGTAATATTTTAGATGGAATTCTATTCTGTTTAGGTCTAGCTAATAGTAGAGGGATGAGGGCTGAAAGATTACCAGATCTAATAAATAACTCCAAAGTTAAAGAGGGTAAGTCATCAGAAACATCTGTATCAGTAAAATTTAATATTCAGGATTGGTCTCCCAGAGAAGACCTTCCGCCTTTGGAACTAGAAGAAGAAGAAATTGCCCTTAATAAAGGTCAAAAAGAATGGTTAGTTTCTAGAAAATTAAGGCTTATGCCAGGTGGTTCTTATGCTTCTACTTATACTTCTGATGGCAAACAATGTACCTTGCAACAAATACAGAGAATATTAAGAGATATTAGTGTTGATCCTGAGGGTAGCAATGTTGTTATGCAGGGTGATGTAACAAGAATAGTATCAATGAATAATAAGGAGAGGAGAAATCTTATTGATGAATTAGCAGGAGTCGCACTTTTTGATACAAGAATAGAACAAACTAATGCAAAATTAAATGACGTTTTCGAAAGACAAGAAAGATGTGAAATTTTAGAAAATGAATTGCAATCTAGTAAAAATAAGCTTGAAAAAGAATGTGAAAAAGCAAAGCGATATAAAGATTTAAAGGCAAAACTATTACAAATAATGGAATTAGAGAAAGTTCTTATGTTTAAAAAACAAGTTAAACATGTTGAATCTATAGAAAAAAAAGAAAGTGAAATTGGAAAAAATAAAATTTTATTTAATAAACAAAAAGAATCTATTAGTAAAGAAATATCAGTCTTAGAAGATGCCTTGAAAATACTTGTTGATGAACTTAAGGAGAAAGGCGAGGATAAATTGATTAAAGTGAATTCTGATATTGGAAGTATTAATTCTAGCTTGAGAGAACTTGATAGGATATCAAGTCTGAATAAAGAAGAAGGTATTAAATTACAAAAGCAGAGAGATCAAATTTCAATTTCTAAAAGAAATATTGAGTCAGAAAAGATGAGACAAGAAAATTTCGATGATAATTTTTTAAATCAATTGAACTTGCAAATTGATGATCTCACTTTAAAACACAAACTTTCCAGAAAAAAACTTTCTGACGCAGCTGGAGAATCTGGAGAATTCTCAAAACAAAGTATCAAATTAAATACTGAGCTTGAAAGTATAAAAAATCACATTAATCCTTTGGAAATAAAAAAAAGGAAAATTGAAGAAGAAACTATTCAAAATAATATACAAAAAGATGAGATATTGTCTCAGATCGAATCCTTAGACTTAGAAAAGGAGAAGCTTTTTCAGGGAAATCAAAGCAAAAAAGAGACATCAGATACAAAGAATAAAAACCTGGCAAGTAACAGCGCAGAAATTAATTCTTTAAAAAATGAAATTGATTTATTAATTAAAACTAAATCAAGGCTAAACAATGAGCAATTAAGGCTTGAAAAGGATTTATCTAGATTCGAAAGTAGGAAGGAAGCTTTAAACGAATCTAGAGGTTCATATGCCCTCAGAATTCTCTTAGAGGCAGGGTTAGAGGGTATACATGGTTATGTAGCTCAACTTGGAGAGGTCAGTGAGAAAAATAGATATGCATTAGAAATTGCTGCTGGAAATAGGTTAGGACAAATTGTTGTAGATAATGATCATATTGCTGCTAAAGCAATTGAAATTCTTAAAAAGAAGAAAGCGGGAAGATTAACTTTTTTACCTTTAAATAGAATTAAAAGTCAAAAAAAGAATTATGCGATTTCAAGATTTGAAAATAACAGAGAGAATGGATTTATTGATAAAGCTATTAATCTAATTACTTTTGATGAAGTTTATTCAGATGTTTTTCGATATGTTTTTGGAGATACTTTGGTTTTTTCAGACTTATCTTCAGCTAGGTTGTCTACACAAAAAAATAGGTTGGTTACCTTAAGTGGTGAATTATTAGAAGCAAGTGGAGCTATTACAGGCGGTAGTAAGTTAAATAAAGATTTGGCTTATAGGTTTGGAATTAATAATGAAATTGATGATTCCAGTCCTATAAAAGAAAGATTATTAGTTATCGAAGAAGCTTTAAAAGAGTCAAATAATGATTTGATAATAAAAAATAATAGACTTAGTAAATTAAATTCTAACCGCAGTCAAATTATTGAGGATTGTGCCTCATTTAATAAAGAAATTGAAGTAAATCAAGATTCTCTTAAAGTTGTCTCGCAAAGAATTGAGGATTGTAAATCGAGATTAAATAAACTTGATACTGTTAATAATTTATTAGTTAACGAGTTAGGTCTTTTAAAAAATGAATTGCAGCCTTATCACGATAAGTTTAATCAACTACAAACCATTCAAAAGGCAAATTATGAAAAAAATCAAAAATCATCATTAATAGCTTTTAATGACGATTTTAATAATCTTGATAAAAAACTTGAATTACTTATTAAGGAGAGAAATACATTATTAGATAAAAAGAATCAATTTGCTTTAGATAAAGAGCGTATCAATAATTCATTAAAAATTACTTTAATACAAGAAAAAAACTTGCAGGAATCTATTAAACAACTAGCAATTGCTCATAATGAATGGGTAGAAAAAAGAGATCAATTTAAAAAAGAACTTGTAGATCTCGATAATCAAAAAAATTCTCTAGAGAGGGATTTAGGTTTATTGAGAAGGAAAAGAGATGAATTAAACTCTTCAATTTCAAACAAAAGGCAAGAATATAATAACTATCTGTTGAAGCTTGAATATCTTGAAAGGGATATGCATTCTCTTAAAGAAGAGATGAGGAGCGAGAAAATAAAATTAGAAAATTATAAAAAAGATTTACCTAATCCTTCCCCGGAGTTTGGAGAATATGAAGGGAAGAGTCTTGAATCTTTGCAATCAGAAATTTCGATCATAAATGCAAAACTGCAAAGCTTAGAACCTGTTAATATGTTGGCTCTTGATGAATTAGAAGAATTAATTGAGAGATTAAAAGGTTTGCGAGAAAAATTAGAAATTCTATCTAATGAAAGATCTGAATTATTGCTGAGAATAGAAACTGTATCTACGATGCGACAGGAGGCTTTTATGCAAGCATTTACAGAAGTTGATAAGCATTTTAGAGAAATTTTTGCAAATTTATCTGATGGAGATGGTTTTCTTCAACTTGAAAATCCTAATTCTCCTTTAGAAGGAGGATTAACTTTAGTGGCTCATCCTAAAGGGAAAAATGTCAGAAGATTAGCCTCTATGTCAGGTGGAGAAAAATCATTAACTGCTTTAAGTTTTTTATTCGCTTTGCAAAAGTATAAACCTTCACCTTTTTATGCATTAGATGAGGTTGATAGTTTCTTAGATGGTATAAATGTTGAAAGATTGTCAAAATTAATATCTAATCAGTCATCAAATGCTCAATTTATAGTCGTAAGTCATAGAAGGCCTATGATTAGTGCGTCTGAACGAACAATTGGGGTTGCGCAAGCAAGAGGTGCGAATACTCAAGTTCTTGGGTTACCAAATGCTGCATAA
- a CDS encoding PRC-barrel domain-containing protein, with the protein MSLSNTSANKNLPNSVPSERLWLRSELMGTQVITTDTGRRLGVVGEVVVDIDRREVVALGLRDNPLTRFLPGLPKWMPLESIKQVGDVILVDSLDSLSESFSPERYGKVINCQVITESGQLLGRVLGFSFDIETGDLISLVMGAVGVPLLGEGVLSTWEIPVEEIVSSGTDRIIVYEGAEEKLKQLSSGLLEKLGVGGSSWDESEASGYSANLVPVENQLLSGSESEQQNNLVEEYEEVVEQDDYEDDYEDDYEDELEYVEIKGSSEEINNRKKLYMDNDYSDQIENQNSVSSIDEKNNIDLKQKKKSTTNLASKRPIQNATETLDIEPLDEQNLVQDNKKLEKFEIDDPW; encoded by the coding sequence ATGAGCTTGTCTAACACATCTGCTAATAAGAATCTCCCTAACTCTGTTCCTAGCGAACGTTTATGGTTAAGGTCAGAATTAATGGGAACTCAAGTGATAACCACTGATACTGGCAGGCGTCTAGGCGTAGTTGGCGAAGTTGTTGTTGATATCGATAGAAGAGAGGTGGTCGCTTTGGGACTAAGAGATAATCCACTTACAAGATTTTTACCAGGTTTGCCAAAATGGATGCCTTTAGAAAGTATAAAGCAAGTTGGAGATGTCATATTAGTTGACTCCCTAGATTCTTTGAGTGAGAGTTTTTCTCCAGAAAGATACGGGAAGGTGATTAATTGTCAAGTGATTACAGAATCTGGTCAACTTTTGGGAAGAGTTCTTGGCTTTTCTTTTGATATTGAGACTGGGGATTTGATATCTCTTGTTATGGGTGCTGTTGGTGTTCCGCTTTTAGGTGAGGGAGTTTTAAGTACTTGGGAAATACCTGTTGAGGAAATTGTAAGTAGTGGTACTGATAGGATTATTGTTTATGAGGGTGCTGAAGAAAAATTGAAGCAACTAAGTAGTGGACTACTTGAGAAACTTGGAGTCGGGGGTTCTTCTTGGGATGAAAGTGAAGCAAGTGGATACTCAGCAAATCTTGTACCTGTTGAGAATCAGTTACTTTCAGGTTCTGAATCAGAACAGCAAAACAATTTGGTTGAGGAATATGAAGAAGTTGTTGAACAAGATGATTATGAAGATGATTATGAAGATGATTATGAAGATGAACTTGAATATGTTGAAATAAAGGGTTCCTCAGAGGAAATAAATAACAGAAAAAAGCTATATATGGATAATGATTATTCTGATCAGATCGAGAATCAAAATAGTGTGAGTTCAATAGATGAAAAAAACAATATTGATCTTAAGCAAAAGAAAAAATCAACTACTAATTTAGCTTCGAAAAGACCAATTCAAAATGCTACTGAAACTTTAGATATTGAACCACTAGATGAACAAAATTTAGTTCAAGATAATAAAAAATTAGAAAAGTTTGAAATTGATGATCCCTGGTAA